From a single Shewanella denitrificans OS217 genomic region:
- a CDS encoding HupE/UreJ family protein, with product MHSKWFGYGLILALVGVIAPFEVFAHGVDDNTRAFLEQKIGVQFFPFVYIGAKHMITGYDHLLFLVGVIFLYRSQDVFLYVTMFTLGHSTTLLLGVLSDIQVNAYLIDAIIGLSVVYKGFDNLGGFKRCFNWQPNTQWAVLIFGLFHGFGLATKLQEFDLPEAGLLTNLLAFNLGVELGQFAALGFILIVITAWRKWPSFQHFSTVTNTLLMSAGLILMGYQLTGYAIN from the coding sequence ATGCACAGTAAGTGGTTTGGCTATGGACTTATCTTGGCACTGGTGGGCGTCATTGCCCCCTTTGAGGTATTCGCTCACGGGGTGGATGACAATACACGCGCCTTTTTAGAGCAAAAGATTGGGGTGCAATTTTTCCCTTTTGTGTATATCGGCGCTAAACACATGATCACAGGTTACGATCACTTGTTATTTCTAGTGGGAGTGATCTTCTTATATCGCAGCCAAGATGTGTTCTTGTATGTCACCATGTTCACCTTAGGTCACAGCACCACTTTGCTGCTAGGCGTGCTGAGCGACATTCAAGTTAATGCTTATCTTATTGATGCCATTATTGGTTTATCTGTGGTGTATAAAGGATTCGACAATTTAGGTGGCTTTAAACGCTGTTTTAATTGGCAACCCAATACCCAATGGGCGGTGTTGATTTTTGGTCTATTCCACGGCTTTGGCCTCGCGACCAAATTGCAGGAATTTGACTTACCTGAGGCAGGCTTACTCACTAACTTGTTAGCCTTTAACTTGGGCGTTGAACTCGGTCAGTTTGCCGCTCTTGGGTTCATTTTGATTGTCATCACAGCTTGGCGCAAATGGCCGTCGTTCCAACATTTTTCAACGGTAACGAATACCTTGCTAATGAGCGCCGGGTTAATCTTGATGGGTTATCAACTGACCGGCTACGCAATTAACTAA